A genomic window from Astatotilapia calliptera chromosome 12, fAstCal1.2, whole genome shotgun sequence includes:
- the LOC113034007 gene encoding ferritin, middle subunit-like produces the protein MESQVRQNYHRDCEAAINRMVNMELLASYTYTSMAFYFDRDDVALPGFSHFFKENSHEEREHADKLLSFQNKRGGRVLLQDIKKPERDEWGSGLEAMQCALQLEKNVNQALLDLHKLASQHNDPHLCDFLESHYLDEQVKSIKKLGDHITNLTRMDAHNNKMAEYLFDKHTLGDKS, from the exons ATGGAGTCCCAAGTGCGTCAGAACTACCACCGCGACTGCGAGGCCGCCATCAACCGGATGGTGAACATGGAGCTGCTTGCGTCTTACACCTACACTTCTATG GCCTTCTACTTTGACCGTGATGATGTGGCCCTGCCAGGCTTCTCCCACTTCTTCAAGGAGAACAGCCATGAGGAGAGGGAGCACGCTGACAAGCTGCTGTCCTTCCAGAACAAGAGAGGAGGTCGCGTCTTACTCCAGGACATCAAG AAACCAGAGCGTGATGAGTGGGGCAGCGGGCTGGAGGCCATGCAGTGTGCTCTGCAGCTGGAGAAGAATGTCAACCAGGCTCTGCTGGACCTGCACAAGCTGGCTTCTCAGCATAATGACCCTCAT CTGTGTGACTTCCTGGAGAGCCACTACCTGGATGAGCAGGTGAAGTCCATCAAGAAGCTGGGTGACCACATCACTAACCTCACCCGCATGGATGCCCACAACAACAAGATGGCAGAGTACCTGTTTGACAAGCACACTCTGGGTGACAAGAGCTAA